CTGATCGAACTGAATAAGGCGGAGCAACGGCGGAGTCGGTAGACTAGGCGTTCCGGACCAGTGTTGCTGACGGACGGGTAGACTCCGCGTCCGACACCAGTTCTCTCGAGGTCACAAGAGGACCTGCCCGTGGTCGTTCAGCGGGCGTGAGTGGGCCACACGTCACGCCACGATCCGGTGGGTTTTCCCGTCGGGCGTCGGGAGTCGCAACCCGGCAGATGGTCACCACCGCTACACTGGGACGGCTCGTAGCCGGCCTCGTCTTGCTCCTCGGCAACGGCTACTTCGTCACCATCGAGTTCGCGATGACTCGCGTCCGGCAGTTCTCGGAGGCGGAGTTCACGGGATCGAGCGGCCTCGAGCGGGCCTGGGAGATGACCGAACGGCTCGAGATCTACCTCTCCGGCTGTCAGCTCGGGATCACGATCTGTAGCGTCGGCCTGGGCGTCGTCGCCGAGCCCGCGCTCGCGGCGATCGTCGACCCCCTGCTGATCGCCGTCGGCGTCGAGGGCATCCTCGGGGGCACCACCGGCGGGCACTCGGCGCTCGCGGCGCTGACGGCGCTCGCGATCATCAACCTGCTGCATCTGACGGTCGGCGAGCAGGCACCGACGTATCTCGGCATCGAGCGGACGAAGACCATCGCGAAGTACGGTGCGCCGATCCTCTACTGGTGGACGCGGCTCCTCTCACCGGTCATCCGCCTCGCCGACCGGGTCGCGAAGGCGCTCCTCTCGCTCCTGGGGGTCGAGATCACTCGCTCGTGGGCCGAAGAGGAACTCGAAGGGGACGAGGAACCCGCCACGCGCGCGGAGCTACTCAGCCGGATGGGCGACGTGTTGACCACG
This Salinigranum marinum DNA region includes the following protein-coding sequences:
- a CDS encoding hemolysin family protein, with the translated sequence MVTTATLGRLVAGLVLLLGNGYFVTIEFAMTRVRQFSEAEFTGSSGLERAWEMTERLEIYLSGCQLGITICSVGLGVVAEPALAAIVDPLLIAVGVEGILGGTTGGHSALAALTALAIINLLHLTVGEQAPTYLGIERTKTIAKYGAPILYWWTRLLSPVIRLADRVAKALLSLLGVEITRSWAEEELEGDEEPATRAELLSRMGDVLTTMDLSPERRREVISALAIDRIQVQDVMVDREEIVAVSTEQSTGENLSMISATPHTRFPLVGESLDDVAGTVYVPSLLEHWGALEREEADFADLAAAPMTVPPELAVSDLIDRFQTEQQELAVVVDDGHTVGLVTTTDAFETIAGELEDPLDGEASVTAD